The Thunnus thynnus chromosome 24, fThuThy2.1, whole genome shotgun sequence genome window below encodes:
- the LOC137176753 gene encoding protein Shroom2-like isoform X1, which yields MDVVDNRDDLRVSAGGRPQWWRGSGQQREKEEDEEQVEEQLVEVLLRGKAPWGFTLRGGTEHREPLVITKVEEGSVASAVRLQAGDEMVSVNAVPLSGSRQEAICLVKSSHKTLTLVVRRKNDPSSRPHSWHTSKLTEEESEPPGKEATPAPVWQPKHEARPKESSCQEVKNNQRQLTSQLSSVKNMERLERPSHPYPQGRLSPTKYTSSPEPFGGPGGKRDSGFSCFSSSSSPPVHDLSAPGRKGTSTENIFFKGLQNEGPFQAERPKYLQPTLGNGGWEGSHVEEQLTSRVSSGVRPSIGPVWQVPEKKSQSPPPPPPPLRSDSFAATKVFPYSEGPGGSTKSHGRSIEKLTESNNQNGLRSHKEKTSEARCSLNPLPTKDFLHVNMAADHNQLHPNKLFSLSSNDVRQPHYTNVPAHQRQHSDESPLYLQTRSAPPTKIQSVGSYYRSLQDLPTNVFSRKHVRHSTASMVSSAANPNPENGGYNRYYGLVNKHSVQTAEHQTRQGKAEGWRGEAERPHWVNSNEQGLPSSLKTNVKAKYYLPQSQMPFSDNKERNGHSHLGNGLHYDHQTSELSVRSRSPEDAAKRGEGHSNDMKRLFPTHQSNDHKVSLSRHQDPWVPQEDHRISPLKTPLLHSLAQESRSLAERQPATTTTSVMSTQDVGDAMATSGGKANRRSDRYATTLRNEIQQKRAQLQKSRSAATLNCDAEDEEAEEWRSTKTSTSSGVSFSSTYKDHLKEAQARVLQATSFQRRDLEPFGPEAPVVKTSNGRIRGRKRFPLAKRTHSFSEPDKIDKVGVEGELQTGSFGERRKFFEAKPAFSRPVPKSSQGTNSNPDLGETDKHKERTPSGEPEEANPSVDPNRLSPGCKQDLLEQQRLGTFAEYQATWNKQKKSSEAKTQGRYHSAENILDADAEENTVCVHERSRSSPSADFYIQNIPSSWRDPQARQSGYTTRGKTESRQRYQPDHSPQSAPSVPKNEGPVPGLPDHKSKPDAANPSHTTLSSGPRSLSPNPGSQHPAQPPQTKGLLPPPRPHLGPETTSSSLEFLTGAQADPAALQPLSSSNSDTQHHNTAQGTAPAGSPRLSRTPGPDMSRGGVESEEEQQQPAPSSSSSPLSSWTDALSLPVGDRARSPSPQFAPLRLTDKPPAVSVQDDSPLRSEDESRLPEVMDVNSVVRKVPVRIVHTESSSEREGRAYLPQSSETCGIFDPPSYISSLGATERPASSLFSAYTRQTAQDPGHAATSGQQGVEGASTPSSPESSSMGARHSEEDVKREELARDIMGKDKSLVDILDQSGRKTTMDLMEGLFPPEEQILEGAHQRRRASAGSRLLTSSPRSIERREEEDVSVSAAASLVPSSSYYNTSAPKAELLIKMKDMQEQLEEQDSEDELDVDLASKKQELISSLAKKLEVLREARQSLQEDVEDNEALGREVEATVQRLCQPNQLDKFRMFVGDLDKVVSLLLSLSGRLARVENALNSLEDEAPPEEKRTLTEKRKLLMRQHEDAKELKENLDRRERLVFGIMEAHLAAESLDDYRHFVKMKSALIIEQRKLEDKIKLGEEQLKCLVDSLPLEQRPLL from the exons gaAGAATGATCCGAGCTCGCGGCCCCACTCCTGGCACACCTCCAAGCTGACAGAAGAGGAGTCAGAGCCCCCCGGGAAAGAGGCCACCCCAGCACCAGTTTGGCAGCCAAAACATGAAGCAAG GCCCAAAGAGTCTTCCTGTCAAGAGGTCAAGAACAACCAGCGTCAGCTAACCAGCCAGCTCAGCTCAGTGAAGAACATGGAGAGACTGGAGCGTCCCTCTCATCCCTATCCTCAAGGTCGTCTTTCCCCAACTAAATACACCAGCAGCCCTGAGCCATTCGGTGGACCAGGAGGCAAAAGAGACTCTGGATTCAGCTGtttctccagcagctccagtccTCCTGTTCATGACCTCAGTGCACCTGGTAGGAAGGGTACcagcactgaaaacattttcttcaagGGCCTTCAGAACGAAGGGCCTTTTCAGGCCGAGCGGCCCAAGTACCTGCAGCCAACGCTGGGGAACGGTGGCTGGGAGGGTTCCCACGTGGAGGAGCAGCTTACCTCTCGGGTTTCCAGTGGAGTAAGGCCCAGCATCGGCCCAGTGTGGCAGGTACCAGAGAAGAAGTCCcagtctcctcctcctccccctcctcccctgcGCAGTGACAGTTTTGCCGCCACAAAGGTGTTCCCTTACTCTGAAGGGCCTGGTGGTTCAACGAAGAGCCACGGCAGATCAATTgaaaaactgacagaaagtAACAACCAGAATGGCCTCAGATCCCACAAGGAGAAAACCTCAGAGGCCAGATGTAGCCTCAACCCCCTGCCCACCAAAGACTTCCTCCATGTCAACATGGCAGCTGACCACAACCAGCTACACCCCAACAAACTCTTCTCCCTGTCCAGCAATGATGTCAGACAGCCTCATTACACCAATgtacctgcccatcagaggcaACACAGTGATGAAAGCCCCCTCTACCTCCAGACGAGGTCCGCTCCCCCCACCAAGATTCAGAGTGTAGGAAGCTACTATCGCAGCCTCCAGGATCTGCCCACAAATGTCTTCAGCCGCAAACATGTCCGGCACTCTACAGCATCCATGGTAAGTTCTGCTGCAAACCCAAACCCAGAGAATGGGGGGTACAACAGATACTACGGCCTAGTGAACAAGCATTCAGTTCAGACTGCCGAGCACCAAACCAGGCAGGGCAAAGCTGAGGGCTGGAGGGGGGAAGCAGAGAGACCCCACTGGGTAAACAGCAATGAACAAGGCCTCCCAAGTTCCTTGAAGACGAACGTTAAGGCAAAGTACTACCTACCTCAGTCCCAGATGCCTTTCAGTGATAATAAGGAGCGCAATGGCCATTCCCATTTGGGGAATGGTCTACACTATGACCACCAAACTTCTGAACTTTCTGTTCGAAGCCGCAGCCCAGAGGATGCTGCTAAGAGGGGTGAAGGACACTCTAATGACATGAAAAGACTGTTCCCAACTCATCAAAGTAATGATCATAAGGTCAGTCTTTCAAGGCACCAAGACCCGTGGGTGCCTCAAGAAGACCACCGAATATCCCCCCTGAAAACCCCACTTCTCCACTCCCTGGCCCAGGAGAGTAGGAGTCTGGCTGAGAGGCAACCAGCAACTACAACCACAAGTGTCATGTCCACCCAGGATGTTGGTGACGCTATGGCCACCAGTGGTGGGAAAGCAAATCGGCGCAGTGACCGGTACGCCACCACCCTCCGCAATGAGATCCAGCAGAAGCGAGCCCAGCTGCAAAAGAGCCGCAGCGCTGCGACCCTCAACTGTGATGCCGAGgatgaggaggcagaggagtgGAGATCCACAAAGACTTCTACATCTTCTGGTGTCTCCTTCTCAAGCACCTACAAGGACCACCTGAAAGAGGCTCAGGCCAGGGTCCTCCAGGCCACCTCCTTCCAGAGACGTGACCTAGAGCCCTTCGGACCAGAGGCGCCAGTAGTTAAAACCTCTAATGGACGCATTAGAGGACGTAAGCGCTTCCCCCTGGCCAAGAGGACACACTCGTTCTCAGAGCCTGACAAGATAGACAAAGTGGGAGTAGAGGGAGAGCTTCAAACAGGGTCTTTTGGAGAGCGAAGGAAGTTCTTTGAGGCCAAACCAGCATTTTCCAGGCCTGTCCCCAAGTCCAGTCAGGGTACAAACTCAAACCCAGACCTTGgtgagacagacaaacacaaagagagaactCCGTCAGGGGAGCCCGAGGAGGCTAACCCATCCGTAGACCCCAACCGCCTCAGCCCTGGATGTAAGCAGGACTTACTAGAGCAGCAGAGGCTTGGGACCTTTGCTGAGTATCAGGCCACATGGAACAAACAGAAGAAGTCATCTGAGGCCAAGACGCAAGGGAGGTATCACTCAGCAGAGAACATCTTGGATGCAGATGCAGAGGAAAACACAGTTTGCGTCCATGAGAGATCCAGATCTTCTCCCTCTGCAGATTTCTATATACAG AATATTCCTTCGTCGTGGAGAGACCCTCAAGCTCGGCAGAGCGGTTACACCACCAG aggaaagacagagagcaggCAGCGATACCAGCCTGACCACAGCCCACAGTCAGCCCCATCAGTCCCCAAAAACGAGGGCCCGGTCCCAGGCCTCCCTGACCACAAGTCCAAACCAGATGCTGCCAATCCCTCCCACACCACACTCTCCTCTGGCCCTCGTAGCCTCAGCCCCAACCCTGGCTCCCAGCACCCAGCCCAGCCTCCACAAACCAAGGGCCTCTTGCCGCCACCCAGGCCCCATTTAGGCCCAGAAACCACATCCTCCTCCCTGGAATTCCTCACTGGCGCCCAGGCAGACCCGGCAGCGCTCCAGCCTCTGTCCAGCTCCAACTCTGACACCCAGCACCATAACACTGCCCAGGGCACCGCCCCGGCAGGCTCCCCTCGCCTCAGCAGGACGCCTGGACCAGATATGAGCAGAGGAGGTGTAGAAAGTGAGGaggaacagcagcagcctgcaccttcctcctcttcatccccgCTCTCCTCCTGGACGGACGCTCTGTCCCTTCCTGTAGGGGATCGAGCGCGGTCACCATCGCCACAGTTTGCACCGCTGAGGTTGACCGACAAACCGCCGGCAGTGTCCGTGCAGGATGACTCACCGCTCAG GTCTGAAGATGAATCGCGGCTCCCTGAAGTGATGGATGTGAACAGTGTGGTGAGGAAAGTCCCCGTGAGGATCGTCCACACTGAGAGCAGCTCAGAGCGGGAGGGCCGAGCCTACTTGCCTCAGAGCAGCGAGACCTGCGGCATCTTCGACCCGCCTTCTTACATCTCCTCCTTGGGCGCCACGGAGCGCCCGGCCTCCTCCCTGTTCAGTGCCTACACCCGCCAGACCGCTCAGGACCCGGGTCATGCTGCGACATCAGGCCAACAAGGAGTCGAAGGCGCTTCCACCCCCAGCAGCCCCGAGTCGAGCTCAATGGGGGCTCGCCACTCAGAGGAGGACGTCAAGAGAGAAGAGCTGGCGAGGGACATCATGGGTAAAGACAAGTCCTTGGTGGACATCCTGGACCAGAGCGGTAGGAAGACCACCATGGACCTGATGGAGGGACTATTCCCCCCAGAGGAGCAGATCCTGGAGGGGGCCCACCAGCGCAGGAGGGCCTCCGCTGGCTCCAGGCTGCTCACCTCATCACCCAGGAGCATAGAGAG gagggaggaggaggacgtgTCTGTGTCGGCGGCGGCCTCCCTGGTCCCCAGCTCCTCCTACTACAACACGTCAGCTCCCAAAGCCGAGCTCCTCATCAAGATGAAGGACAtgcaggagcagctggaggagcaggACTCTGAGGACGAGCTGGACGTTGACCTGGCcagtaaaaag cAAGAGCTGATCTCCAGCCTAGCGAAGAAGCTGGAGGTGCTGCGGGAGGCGCGGCAAAGCCTGCAGGAGGACGTGGAGGACAACGAGGCTCTGGGCCGCGAGGTGGAGGCCACCGTGCAGCGTCTCTGCCAGCCCAACCAGCTCGACAAGTTCCGCATGTTCGTGGGCGACCTGGACAAGGTGGTGAGCCTGCTGCTGTCGCTGTCAGGGCGTCTCGCCCGGGTGGAGAACGCCCTCAACAGCCTGGAGGACGAAGCCCCACCAGAGGAGAAG CGCACCCTGACGGAGAAGCGCAAGCTGCTGATGCGGCAGCACGAGGACGCCAAGGAGCTGAAGGAGAACCTTGACCGTCGGGAGCGTCTGGTCTTTGGGATCATGGAGGCCCACCTAGCTGCAGAGAGCCTGGACGACTACCGCCACTTTGTGAAGATGAAGTCGGCCCTCATCATCGAGCAGCGCAAACTGGAGGACAAGATCAAGCTGGGCGAGGAGCAGCTGAAGTGCCTGGTGGACAGTCTGCCGCTGGAGCAGAGGCCGCTGCTCTGA
- the LOC137176753 gene encoding protein Shroom2-like isoform X2, protein MERLERPSHPYPQGRLSPTKYTSSPEPFGGPGGKRDSGFSCFSSSSSPPVHDLSAPGRKGTSTENIFFKGLQNEGPFQAERPKYLQPTLGNGGWEGSHVEEQLTSRVSSGVRPSIGPVWQVPEKKSQSPPPPPPPLRSDSFAATKVFPYSEGPGGSTKSHGRSIEKLTESNNQNGLRSHKEKTSEARCSLNPLPTKDFLHVNMAADHNQLHPNKLFSLSSNDVRQPHYTNVPAHQRQHSDESPLYLQTRSAPPTKIQSVGSYYRSLQDLPTNVFSRKHVRHSTASMVSSAANPNPENGGYNRYYGLVNKHSVQTAEHQTRQGKAEGWRGEAERPHWVNSNEQGLPSSLKTNVKAKYYLPQSQMPFSDNKERNGHSHLGNGLHYDHQTSELSVRSRSPEDAAKRGEGHSNDMKRLFPTHQSNDHKVSLSRHQDPWVPQEDHRISPLKTPLLHSLAQESRSLAERQPATTTTSVMSTQDVGDAMATSGGKANRRSDRYATTLRNEIQQKRAQLQKSRSAATLNCDAEDEEAEEWRSTKTSTSSGVSFSSTYKDHLKEAQARVLQATSFQRRDLEPFGPEAPVVKTSNGRIRGRKRFPLAKRTHSFSEPDKIDKVGVEGELQTGSFGERRKFFEAKPAFSRPVPKSSQGTNSNPDLGETDKHKERTPSGEPEEANPSVDPNRLSPGCKQDLLEQQRLGTFAEYQATWNKQKKSSEAKTQGRYHSAENILDADAEENTVCVHERSRSSPSADFYIQNIPSSWRDPQARQSGYTTRGKTESRQRYQPDHSPQSAPSVPKNEGPVPGLPDHKSKPDAANPSHTTLSSGPRSLSPNPGSQHPAQPPQTKGLLPPPRPHLGPETTSSSLEFLTGAQADPAALQPLSSSNSDTQHHNTAQGTAPAGSPRLSRTPGPDMSRGGVESEEEQQQPAPSSSSSPLSSWTDALSLPVGDRARSPSPQFAPLRLTDKPPAVSVQDDSPLRSEDESRLPEVMDVNSVVRKVPVRIVHTESSSEREGRAYLPQSSETCGIFDPPSYISSLGATERPASSLFSAYTRQTAQDPGHAATSGQQGVEGASTPSSPESSSMGARHSEEDVKREELARDIMGKDKSLVDILDQSGRKTTMDLMEGLFPPEEQILEGAHQRRRASAGSRLLTSSPRSIERREEEDVSVSAAASLVPSSSYYNTSAPKAELLIKMKDMQEQLEEQDSEDELDVDLASKKQELISSLAKKLEVLREARQSLQEDVEDNEALGREVEATVQRLCQPNQLDKFRMFVGDLDKVVSLLLSLSGRLARVENALNSLEDEAPPEEKRTLTEKRKLLMRQHEDAKELKENLDRRERLVFGIMEAHLAAESLDDYRHFVKMKSALIIEQRKLEDKIKLGEEQLKCLVDSLPLEQRPLL, encoded by the exons ATGGAGAGACTGGAGCGTCCCTCTCATCCCTATCCTCAAGGTCGTCTTTCCCCAACTAAATACACCAGCAGCCCTGAGCCATTCGGTGGACCAGGAGGCAAAAGAGACTCTGGATTCAGCTGtttctccagcagctccagtccTCCTGTTCATGACCTCAGTGCACCTGGTAGGAAGGGTACcagcactgaaaacattttcttcaagGGCCTTCAGAACGAAGGGCCTTTTCAGGCCGAGCGGCCCAAGTACCTGCAGCCAACGCTGGGGAACGGTGGCTGGGAGGGTTCCCACGTGGAGGAGCAGCTTACCTCTCGGGTTTCCAGTGGAGTAAGGCCCAGCATCGGCCCAGTGTGGCAGGTACCAGAGAAGAAGTCCcagtctcctcctcctccccctcctcccctgcGCAGTGACAGTTTTGCCGCCACAAAGGTGTTCCCTTACTCTGAAGGGCCTGGTGGTTCAACGAAGAGCCACGGCAGATCAATTgaaaaactgacagaaagtAACAACCAGAATGGCCTCAGATCCCACAAGGAGAAAACCTCAGAGGCCAGATGTAGCCTCAACCCCCTGCCCACCAAAGACTTCCTCCATGTCAACATGGCAGCTGACCACAACCAGCTACACCCCAACAAACTCTTCTCCCTGTCCAGCAATGATGTCAGACAGCCTCATTACACCAATgtacctgcccatcagaggcaACACAGTGATGAAAGCCCCCTCTACCTCCAGACGAGGTCCGCTCCCCCCACCAAGATTCAGAGTGTAGGAAGCTACTATCGCAGCCTCCAGGATCTGCCCACAAATGTCTTCAGCCGCAAACATGTCCGGCACTCTACAGCATCCATGGTAAGTTCTGCTGCAAACCCAAACCCAGAGAATGGGGGGTACAACAGATACTACGGCCTAGTGAACAAGCATTCAGTTCAGACTGCCGAGCACCAAACCAGGCAGGGCAAAGCTGAGGGCTGGAGGGGGGAAGCAGAGAGACCCCACTGGGTAAACAGCAATGAACAAGGCCTCCCAAGTTCCTTGAAGACGAACGTTAAGGCAAAGTACTACCTACCTCAGTCCCAGATGCCTTTCAGTGATAATAAGGAGCGCAATGGCCATTCCCATTTGGGGAATGGTCTACACTATGACCACCAAACTTCTGAACTTTCTGTTCGAAGCCGCAGCCCAGAGGATGCTGCTAAGAGGGGTGAAGGACACTCTAATGACATGAAAAGACTGTTCCCAACTCATCAAAGTAATGATCATAAGGTCAGTCTTTCAAGGCACCAAGACCCGTGGGTGCCTCAAGAAGACCACCGAATATCCCCCCTGAAAACCCCACTTCTCCACTCCCTGGCCCAGGAGAGTAGGAGTCTGGCTGAGAGGCAACCAGCAACTACAACCACAAGTGTCATGTCCACCCAGGATGTTGGTGACGCTATGGCCACCAGTGGTGGGAAAGCAAATCGGCGCAGTGACCGGTACGCCACCACCCTCCGCAATGAGATCCAGCAGAAGCGAGCCCAGCTGCAAAAGAGCCGCAGCGCTGCGACCCTCAACTGTGATGCCGAGgatgaggaggcagaggagtgGAGATCCACAAAGACTTCTACATCTTCTGGTGTCTCCTTCTCAAGCACCTACAAGGACCACCTGAAAGAGGCTCAGGCCAGGGTCCTCCAGGCCACCTCCTTCCAGAGACGTGACCTAGAGCCCTTCGGACCAGAGGCGCCAGTAGTTAAAACCTCTAATGGACGCATTAGAGGACGTAAGCGCTTCCCCCTGGCCAAGAGGACACACTCGTTCTCAGAGCCTGACAAGATAGACAAAGTGGGAGTAGAGGGAGAGCTTCAAACAGGGTCTTTTGGAGAGCGAAGGAAGTTCTTTGAGGCCAAACCAGCATTTTCCAGGCCTGTCCCCAAGTCCAGTCAGGGTACAAACTCAAACCCAGACCTTGgtgagacagacaaacacaaagagagaactCCGTCAGGGGAGCCCGAGGAGGCTAACCCATCCGTAGACCCCAACCGCCTCAGCCCTGGATGTAAGCAGGACTTACTAGAGCAGCAGAGGCTTGGGACCTTTGCTGAGTATCAGGCCACATGGAACAAACAGAAGAAGTCATCTGAGGCCAAGACGCAAGGGAGGTATCACTCAGCAGAGAACATCTTGGATGCAGATGCAGAGGAAAACACAGTTTGCGTCCATGAGAGATCCAGATCTTCTCCCTCTGCAGATTTCTATATACAG AATATTCCTTCGTCGTGGAGAGACCCTCAAGCTCGGCAGAGCGGTTACACCACCAG aggaaagacagagagcaggCAGCGATACCAGCCTGACCACAGCCCACAGTCAGCCCCATCAGTCCCCAAAAACGAGGGCCCGGTCCCAGGCCTCCCTGACCACAAGTCCAAACCAGATGCTGCCAATCCCTCCCACACCACACTCTCCTCTGGCCCTCGTAGCCTCAGCCCCAACCCTGGCTCCCAGCACCCAGCCCAGCCTCCACAAACCAAGGGCCTCTTGCCGCCACCCAGGCCCCATTTAGGCCCAGAAACCACATCCTCCTCCCTGGAATTCCTCACTGGCGCCCAGGCAGACCCGGCAGCGCTCCAGCCTCTGTCCAGCTCCAACTCTGACACCCAGCACCATAACACTGCCCAGGGCACCGCCCCGGCAGGCTCCCCTCGCCTCAGCAGGACGCCTGGACCAGATATGAGCAGAGGAGGTGTAGAAAGTGAGGaggaacagcagcagcctgcaccttcctcctcttcatccccgCTCTCCTCCTGGACGGACGCTCTGTCCCTTCCTGTAGGGGATCGAGCGCGGTCACCATCGCCACAGTTTGCACCGCTGAGGTTGACCGACAAACCGCCGGCAGTGTCCGTGCAGGATGACTCACCGCTCAG GTCTGAAGATGAATCGCGGCTCCCTGAAGTGATGGATGTGAACAGTGTGGTGAGGAAAGTCCCCGTGAGGATCGTCCACACTGAGAGCAGCTCAGAGCGGGAGGGCCGAGCCTACTTGCCTCAGAGCAGCGAGACCTGCGGCATCTTCGACCCGCCTTCTTACATCTCCTCCTTGGGCGCCACGGAGCGCCCGGCCTCCTCCCTGTTCAGTGCCTACACCCGCCAGACCGCTCAGGACCCGGGTCATGCTGCGACATCAGGCCAACAAGGAGTCGAAGGCGCTTCCACCCCCAGCAGCCCCGAGTCGAGCTCAATGGGGGCTCGCCACTCAGAGGAGGACGTCAAGAGAGAAGAGCTGGCGAGGGACATCATGGGTAAAGACAAGTCCTTGGTGGACATCCTGGACCAGAGCGGTAGGAAGACCACCATGGACCTGATGGAGGGACTATTCCCCCCAGAGGAGCAGATCCTGGAGGGGGCCCACCAGCGCAGGAGGGCCTCCGCTGGCTCCAGGCTGCTCACCTCATCACCCAGGAGCATAGAGAG gagggaggaggaggacgtgTCTGTGTCGGCGGCGGCCTCCCTGGTCCCCAGCTCCTCCTACTACAACACGTCAGCTCCCAAAGCCGAGCTCCTCATCAAGATGAAGGACAtgcaggagcagctggaggagcaggACTCTGAGGACGAGCTGGACGTTGACCTGGCcagtaaaaag cAAGAGCTGATCTCCAGCCTAGCGAAGAAGCTGGAGGTGCTGCGGGAGGCGCGGCAAAGCCTGCAGGAGGACGTGGAGGACAACGAGGCTCTGGGCCGCGAGGTGGAGGCCACCGTGCAGCGTCTCTGCCAGCCCAACCAGCTCGACAAGTTCCGCATGTTCGTGGGCGACCTGGACAAGGTGGTGAGCCTGCTGCTGTCGCTGTCAGGGCGTCTCGCCCGGGTGGAGAACGCCCTCAACAGCCTGGAGGACGAAGCCCCACCAGAGGAGAAG CGCACCCTGACGGAGAAGCGCAAGCTGCTGATGCGGCAGCACGAGGACGCCAAGGAGCTGAAGGAGAACCTTGACCGTCGGGAGCGTCTGGTCTTTGGGATCATGGAGGCCCACCTAGCTGCAGAGAGCCTGGACGACTACCGCCACTTTGTGAAGATGAAGTCGGCCCTCATCATCGAGCAGCGCAAACTGGAGGACAAGATCAAGCTGGGCGAGGAGCAGCTGAAGTGCCTGGTGGACAGTCTGCCGCTGGAGCAGAGGCCGCTGCTCTGA
- the LOC137176774 gene encoding claudin-34-like, protein MTYLAHTVQAQLGALWLGCVGWTLTAVALGLIQWRIWQVSDREVISSGVAWVGLWRVCFNSHVLVTPGFRIMHCKYISLTEAFTPPEIITGQVLMFLSLLAGLCGNAGGVYALRNVYFGMEKTSPIRLLFFTAGALCLTAAGMSFIPLLWNLSSVATNQTIKFPPEFKMPKAPDSQRVGSGIWVGLVGSVLMVVSGVIYCRYRLPVRTQPSIQPSLTVARGALTSSRGKDNLVFESHEHL, encoded by the coding sequence ATGACCTACCTGGCTCACACCGTTCAAGCCCAGCTCGGCGCCCTCTGGCTGGGCTGTGTGGGCTGGACTCTCACCGCTGTGGCCCTCGGACTCATCCAGTGGAGGATTTGGCAGGTGTCCGACAGGGAGGTCATCAGCTCAGGGGTGGCCTGGGTGGGCCTCTGGAGGGTCTGCTTCAACAGCCACGTCCTGGTGACCCCTGGCTTCAGGATCATGCACTGCAAGTACATCAGTTTGACTGAGGCGTTCACGCCGCCGGAGATCATAACAGGTCAGGTTCTTATGTTCCTGTCTCTGCTTGCGGGGCTTTGCGGGAACGCTGGAGGTGTTTACGCCCTGAGGAACGTCTACTTTGGGATGGAGAAGACCTCCCCCATCCGCTTATTGTTCTTCACCGCTGGGGCGTTGTGTCTGACGGCCGCCGGGATGTCGTTCAtacctctcctgtggaacctgAGCTCAGTGGCGACCAATCAGACCATCAAGTTCCCCCCTGAGTTCAAAATGCCCAAAGCCCCTGACTCTCAGCGCGTGGGGAGCGGCATCTGGGTCGGGTTGGTGGGTTCGGTCCTGATGGTGGTCTCTGGGGTTATTTACTGTAGATACAGGTTACCGGTGAGGACACAGCCCAGTATTCAGCCATCTTTGACAGTAGCTCGGGGAGCTTTAACGAGCTCCAGGGGCAAAGATAACCTGGTGTTTGAGTCTCATGAACACTTATGA